Proteins from a single region of Arctopsyche grandis isolate Sample6627 chromosome 1, ASM5162203v2, whole genome shotgun sequence:
- the LOC143913438 gene encoding uncharacterized protein LOC143913438 isoform X8 has translation MKTLNWTFAFVILCLWINTSSSHVIRPACRCTQNKESVENVDERIGKCANKGHSSSSAATAAAASASGSGKGQSSSSAAAAAAASASGSGKGQSSSAAAAAAAASASGSGKGQSSSSAAAAAAASASGSGKGQSSSAAAAAAAASASGSGKGQSSSSAAAAAAASASGSGKGQSSSAAAAAAAASASGSGKGRSGSSAAAAAATSASGSGKGQSSSSAAAAAAASASGSGKGQSSSSAAAAAAASASGSGKGQSSIRQQPPQQPQHLDQAKDNRVVRRQPPQQPQHLDQAKDNRVVRQQPPQQPQHLDQAKDNLVVRQQPPQQPQHLDQAKDVRVVRQQPPQQPQHLDQAKDNRVVRQQPLQQPQHLDQAKDNQVVRQQPPQQPQHLDQAKDNLVVRQQPPQQPQHLDQAKDVRVVRQQPPQQPQHLDQAKDNRVVRRQPPQQPQHLDQAKDNRVVRQQPPQQPQHLDQAKDNLVVRQQPPQQPQHLDQAKDVRVVRQQPPQQPQHLDQAKDNRVVRQQPLQQPQHLDQAKDNQVVRQQPPQQPQHLDQAKDNLIVRQQPPQQPQHLDQAKDVRVVRQQPPQQPQHLDQAKDNRVFGSSRRSSLSIWIRQRTIKWCCIICSSIQFRRQ, from the exons ATGAAGACTTTGAATTGGACCTTCGCATTCGTGATTCTGTGCCTTTGGATTAAT ACGTCTAGTTCGCATGTAATCAGACCTGCATGCAGATGCACCCAAAATAAAGAATCCGTTGAAAATGTAGACGAAAGAATTGGAAAATGTGCAAATAAAGGACACTCAAGTAGTTCAGCAGCAACCGCCGCAGCAGCCTCAGCATCTGGATCAGGCAAAGGACAATCGAGTAGTTCGGCAGCAGCCGCCGCAGCAGCCTCAGCATCTGGATCAGGCAAAGGACAATCTAGTAGTGCGGCAGCAGCCGCCGCAGCAGCCTCAGCATCTGGATCAGGCAAAGGACAATCAAGTAGTTCGGCAGCAGCCGCCGCAGCAGCCTCAGCATCTGGATCAGGCAAAGGACAATCTAGTAGTGCGGCAGCAGCCGCCGCAGCAGCCTCAGCATCTGGATCAGGCAAAGGACAATCGAGTAGTTCGGCAGCAGCCGCCGCAGCAGCCTCAGCATCTGGATCAGGCAAAGGACAATCTAGTAGTGCGGCAGCAGCCGCCGCAGCAGCCTCAGCATCTGGATCAGGCAAAGGACGTTCGGGTAGTTCGGCAGCAGCCGCCGCAGCAACCTCAGCATCTGGATCAGGCAAAGGACAATCGAGTAGTTCGGCAGCAGCCGCTGCAGCAGCCTCAGCATCTGGATCAGGCAAAGGACAATCAAGTAGTTCGGCAGCAGCCGCCGCAGCAGCCTCAGCATCTGGATCAGGCAAAGGACAATCTAGTA TTCGTCAGCAGCCGCCGCAGCAGCCTCAGCATCTGGATCAGGCAAAGGACAATCGAGTAGTTCGGCGGCAGCCGCCGCAGCAGCCTCAGCATCTGGATCAGGCAAAGGACAATCGAGTAGTTCGGCAGCAGCCGCCGCAGCAGCCTCAGCATCTGGATCAGGCAAAGGACAATCTAGTAGTGCGGCAGCAGCCGCCGCAGCAGCCTCAGCATCTGGATCAGGCAAAGGACGTTCGGGTAGTTCGGCAGCAGCCGCCGCAGCAGCCTCAGCATCTGGATCAGGCAAAGGACAATCGAGTAGTTCGGCAGCAGCCGCTGCAGCAGCCTCAGCATCTGGATCAGGCAAAGGACAATCAAGTAGTTCGGCAGCAGCCGCCGCAGCAGCCTCAGCATCTGGATCAGGCAAAGGACAATCTAGTAGTGCGGCAGCAGCCGCCGCAGCAGCCTCAGCATCTGGATCAGGCAAAGGACGTTCGGGTAGTTCGTCAGCAGCCGCCGCAGCAGCCTCAGCATCTGGATCAGGCAAAGGACAATCGAGTAGTTCGGCGGCAGCCGCCGCAGCAGCCTCAGCATCTGGATCAGGCAAAGGACAATCGAGTAGTTCGGCAGCAGCCGCCGCAGCAGCCTCAGCATCTGGATCAGGCAAAGGACAATCTAGTAGTGCGGCAGCAGCCGCCGCAGCAGCCTCAGCATCTGGATCAGGCAAAGGACGTTCGGGTAGTTCGGCAGCAGCCGCCGCAGCAGCCTCAGCATCTGGATCAGGCAAAGGACAATCGAGTAGTTCGGCAGCAGCCGCTGCAGCAGCCTCAGCATCTGGATCAGGCAAAGGACAATCAAGTAGTTCGGCAGCAGCCGCCGCAGCAGCCTCAGCATCTGGATCAGGCAAAGGACAATCTAATAGTGCGGCAGCAGCCGCCGCAGCAGCCTCAGCATCTGGATCAGGCAAAGGACGTTCGGGTAGTTCGTCAGCAGCCGCCGCAGCAGCCTCAGCATCTGGATCAGGCAAAGGACAATCGAGTA TTCGGCAGCAGCCGCCGCAGCAGCCTCAGCATCTGGATCAGGCAAAGGACAATCAAGTGGTGCTGCATCATCTGCAGCAGCATCCAGTTCCGGAGGCAGTAG
- the LOC143913438 gene encoding uncharacterized protein LOC143913438 isoform X13: MKTLNWTFAFVILCLWINTSSSHVIRPACRCTQNKESVENVDERIGKCANKGHSSSSAATAAAASASGSGKGQSSSSAAAAAAASASGSGKGQSSSAAAAAAAASASGSGKGQSSSSAAAAAAASASGSGKGQSSSAAAAAAAASASGSGKGQSSSSAAAAAAASASGSGKGQSSSAAAAAAAASASGSGKGQSSSSAAAAAAASASGSGKGQSSSAAAAAAAASASGSGKGRSGSSAAAAAAASASGSGKGQSSSSAAAAAAASASGSGKGQSSSSAAAAAAASASGSGKGQSSSAAAAAAAASASGSGKGRSGSSSAAAAAASASGSGKGQSSSSAAAAAAASASGSGKGQSSSSAAAAAAASASGSGKGQSSSAAAAAAAASASGSGKGRSGSSAAAAAAASASGSGKGQSSSSAAAAAAASASGSGKGQSSSSAAAAAAASASGSGKGQSNSAAAAAAAASASGSGKGRSGSSSAAAAAASASGSGKGQSSSSAAAAAAASASGSGKGQSSSSAAASASGSGKGHSGSSAAAAAAASASGSGKGQSSGAASSAAASSSGGSSSSAAASSASTSYLKNRACGQ; the protein is encoded by the exons ATGAAGACTTTGAATTGGACCTTCGCATTCGTGATTCTGTGCCTTTGGATTAAT ACGTCTAGTTCGCATGTAATCAGACCTGCATGCAGATGCACCCAAAATAAAGAATCCGTTGAAAATGTAGACGAAAGAATTGGAAAATGTGCAAATAAAGGACACTCAAGTAGTTCAGCAGCAACCGCCGCAGCAGCCTCAGCATCTGGATCAGGCAAAGGACAATCGAGTAGTTCGGCAGCAGCCGCCGCAGCAGCCTCAGCATCTGGATCAGGCAAAGGACAATCTAGTAGTGCGGCAGCAGCCGCCGCAGCAGCCTCAGCATCTGGATCAGGCAAAGGACAATCAAGTAGTTCGGCAGCAGCCGCCGCAGCAGCCTCAGCATCTGGATCAGGCAAAGGACAATCTAGTAGTGCGGCAGCAGCCGCCGCAGCAGCCTCAGCATCTGGATCAGGCAAAGGACAATCGAGTAGTTCGGCAGCAGCCGCCGCAGCAGCCTCAGCATCTGGATCAGGCAAAGGACAATCTAGTAGTGCGGCAGCAGCCGCCGCAGCAGCCTCAGCATCTGGATCAG GCAAAGGACAATCGAGTAGTTCGGCAGCAGCCGCCGCAGCAGCCTCAGCATCTGGATCAGGCAAAGGACAATCTAGTAGTGCGGCAGCAGCCGCCGCAGCAGCCTCAGCATCTGGATCAGGCAAAGGACGTTCGGGTAGTTCGGCAGCAGCCGCCGCAGCAGCCTCAGCATCTGGATCAGGCAAAGGACAATCGAGTAGTTCGGCAGCAGCCGCTGCAGCAGCCTCAGCATCTGGATCAGGCAAAGGACAATCAAGTAGTTCGGCAGCAGCCGCCGCAGCAGCCTCAGCATCTGGATCAGGCAAAGGACAATCTAGTAGTGCGGCAGCAGCCGCCGCAGCAGCCTCAGCATCTGGATCAGGCAAAGGACGTTCGGGTAGTTCGTCAGCAGCCGCCGCAGCAGCCTCAGCATCTGGATCAGGCAAAGGACAATCGAGTAGTTCGGCGGCAGCCGCCGCAGCAGCCTCAGCATCTGGATCAGGCAAAGGACAATCGAGTAGTTCGGCAGCAGCCGCCGCAGCAGCCTCAGCATCTGGATCAGGCAAAGGACAATCTAGTAGTGCGGCAGCAGCCGCCGCAGCAGCCTCAGCATCTGGATCAGGCAAAGGACGTTCGGGTAGTTCGGCAGCAGCCGCCGCAGCAGCCTCAGCATCTGGATCAGGCAAAGGACAATCGAGTAGTTCGGCAGCAGCCGCTGCAGCAGCCTCAGCATCTGGATCAGGCAAAGGACAATCAAGTAGTTCGGCAGCAGCCGCCGCAGCAGCCTCAGCATCTGGATCAGGCAAAGGACAATCTAATAGTGCGGCAGCAGCCGCCGCAGCAGCCTCAGCATCTGGATCAGGCAAAGGACGTTCGGGTAGTTCGTCAGCAGCCGCCGCAGCAGCCTCAGCATCTGGATCAGGCAAAGGACAATCGAGTAGTTCGGCGGCAGCCGCCGCAGCAGCCTCAGCATCTGGATCAGGCAAAGGACAATCGAGTAGTTCGGCAGCAGCCTCAGCATCTGGATCAGGCAAAGGACATTCGGGTAGTTCGGCAGCAGCCGCCGCAGCAGCCTCAGCATCTGGATCAGGCAAAGGACAATCAAGTGGTGCTGCATCATCTGCAGCAGCATCCAGTTCCGGAGGCAGTAGTTCAAGCGCAGCGGCATCATCAGCATCAACTTCTTATCTTAAAAATAGAGCATGTGGGCAATAA
- the LOC143913438 gene encoding uncharacterized protein LOC143913438 isoform X15, producing the protein MKTLNWTFAFVILCLWINTSSSHVIRPACRCTQNKESVENVDERIGKCANKGHSSSSAATAAAASASGSGKGQSSSSAAAAAAASASGSGKGQSSSAAAAAAAASASGSGKGQSSSSAAAAAAASASGSGKGQSSSAAAAAAAASASGSGKGQSSSSAAAAAAASASGSGKGQSSSAAAAAAAASASGSGKGRSGSSAAAAAATSASGSGKGQSSSSAAAAAAASASGSGKGQSSSSAAAAAAASASGSGKGQSSSAAAAAAAASASGSGKGRSGSSSAAAAAASASGSGKGQSSSSAAAAAAASASGSGKGQSSSSAAAAAAASASGSGKGQSSSAAAAAAAASASGSGKGRSGSSAAAAAAASASGSGKGQSSSSAAAAAAASASGSGKGQSSSSAAAAAAASASGSGKGQSSSAAAAAAAASASGSGKGRSGSSSAAAAAASASGSGKGQSSSSAAAAAAASASGSGKGQSSSSAAAAAAASASGSGKGQSSSAAAAAAAASASGSGKGHSGSSAAAAAAASASGSGKGQSSGAASSAAASSSGGSSSSAAASSASTSYLKNRACGQ; encoded by the exons ATGAAGACTTTGAATTGGACCTTCGCATTCGTGATTCTGTGCCTTTGGATTAAT ACGTCTAGTTCGCATGTAATCAGACCTGCATGCAGATGCACCCAAAATAAAGAATCCGTTGAAAATGTAGACGAAAGAATTGGAAAATGTGCAAATAAAGGACACTCAAGTAGTTCAGCAGCAACCGCCGCAGCAGCCTCAGCATCTGGATCAGGCAAAGGACAATCGAGTAGTTCGGCAGCAGCCGCCGCAGCAGCCTCAGCATCTGGATCAGGCAAAGGACAATCTAGTAGTGCGGCAGCAGCCGCCGCAGCAGCCTCAGCATCTGGATCAGGCAAAGGACAATCAAGTAGTTCGGCAGCAGCCGCCGCAGCAGCCTCAGCATCTGGATCAGGCAAAGGACAATCTAGTAGTGCGGCAGCAGCCGCCGCAGCAGCCTCAGCATCTGGATCAGGCAAAGGACAATCGAGTAGTTCGGCAGCAGCCGCCGCAGCAGCCTCAGCATCTGGATCAGGCAAAGGACAATCTAGTAGTGCGGCAGCAGCCGCCGCAGCAGCCTCAGCATCTGGATCAGGCAAAGGACGTTCGGGTAGTTCGGCAGCAGCCGCCGCAGCAACCTCAGCATCTGGATCAGGCAAAGGACAATCGAGTAGTTCGGCAGCAGCCGCTGCAGCAGCCTCAGCATCTGGATCAGGCAAAGGACAATCAAGTAGTTCGGCAGCAGCCGCCGCAGCAGCCTCAGCATCTGGATCAGGCAAAGGACAATCTAGTAGTGCGGCAGCAGCCGCCGCAGCAGCCTCAGCATCTGGATCAGGCAAAGGACGTTCGGGTAGTTCGTCAGCAGCCGCCGCAGCAGCCTCAGCATCTGGATCAGGCAAAGGACAATCGAGTAGTTCGGCGGCAGCCGCCGCAGCAGCCTCAGCATCTGGATCAGGCAAAGGACAATCGAGTAGTTCGGCAGCAGCCGCCGCAGCAGCCTCAGCATCTGGATCAGGCAAAGGACAATCTAGTAGTGCGGCAGCAGCCGCCGCAGCAGCCTCAGCATCTGGATCAGGCAAAGGACGTTCGGGTAGTTCGGCAGCAGCCGCCGCAGCAGCCTCAGCATCTGGATCAGGCAAAGGACAATCGAGTAGTTCGGCAGCAGCCGCTGCAGCAGCCTCAGCATCTGGATCAGGCAAAGGACAATCAAGTAGTTCGGCAGCAGCCGCCGCAGCAGCCTCAGCATCTGGATCAGGCAAAGGACAATCTAGTAGTGCGGCAGCAGCCGCCGCAGCAGCCTCAGCATCTGGATCAGGCAAAGGACGTTCGGGTAGTTCGTCAGCAGCCGCCGCAGCAGCCTCAGCATCTGGATCAGGCAAAGGACAATCGAGTAGTTCGGCGGCAGCCGCCGCAGCAGCCTCAGCATCTGGATCAGGCAAAGGACAATCGAGTAGTTCGGCAGCAGCCGCCGCAGCAGCCTCAGCATCTGGATCAGGCAAAGGACAATCTAGTAGTGCGGCAGCAGCCGCCGCAGCAGCCTCAGCATCTGGATCAG GCAAAGGACATTCGGGTAGTTCGGCAGCAGCCGCCGCAGCAGCCTCAGCATCTGGATCAGGCAAAGGACAATCAAGTGGTGCTGCATCATCTGCAGCAGCATCCAGTTCCGGAGGCAGTAGTTCAAGCGCAGCGGCATCATCAGCATCAACTTCTTATCTTAAAAATAGAGCATGTGGGCAATAA
- the LOC143913438 gene encoding uncharacterized protein LOC143913438 isoform X5 yields the protein MKTLNWTFAFVILCLWINTSSSHVIRPACRCTQNKESVENVDERIGKCANKGHSSSSAATAAAASASGSGKGQSSSSAAAAAAASASGSGKGQSSSAAAAAAAASASGSGKGQSSSSAAAAAAASASGSGKGQSSSAAAAAAAASASGSGKGQSSSSAAAAAAASASGSGKGQSSSAAAAAAAASASGSGKGRSGSSAAAAAATSASGSGKGQSSSSAAAAAAASASGSGKGQSSSSAAAAAAASASGSGKGQSSSAAAAAAAASASGSGKGRSGSSSAAAAAASASGSGKGQSSSSAAAAAAASASGSGKGQSSSSAAAAAAASASGSGKGQSSSAAAAAAAASASGSGKGRSGSSAAAAAAASASGSGKGQSSSSAAAAAAASASGSGKGQSSSSAAAAAAASASGSGKGQSSSAAAAAAAASASGSGKGRSGSSSAAAAAASASGSGKGQSSSSAAAAAAASASGSGKGQSSSSAAAAAAASASGSGKGQSSSAAAAAAAASASGSGKGRSGSSAAAAAAASASGSGKGQSSSSAAAAAAASASGSGKGQSSSSAAAAAAASASGSGKGQSNSAAAAAAAASASGSGKGHSGSSAAAAAAASASGSGKGQSSGAASSAAASSSGGSSSSAAASSASTSYLKNRACGQ from the exons ATGAAGACTTTGAATTGGACCTTCGCATTCGTGATTCTGTGCCTTTGGATTAAT ACGTCTAGTTCGCATGTAATCAGACCTGCATGCAGATGCACCCAAAATAAAGAATCCGTTGAAAATGTAGACGAAAGAATTGGAAAATGTGCAAATAAAGGACACTCAAGTAGTTCAGCAGCAACCGCCGCAGCAGCCTCAGCATCTGGATCAGGCAAAGGACAATCGAGTAGTTCGGCAGCAGCCGCCGCAGCAGCCTCAGCATCTGGATCAGGCAAAGGACAATCTAGTAGTGCGGCAGCAGCCGCCGCAGCAGCCTCAGCATCTGGATCAGGCAAAGGACAATCAAGTAGTTCGGCAGCAGCCGCCGCAGCAGCCTCAGCATCTGGATCAGGCAAAGGACAATCTAGTAGTGCGGCAGCAGCCGCCGCAGCAGCCTCAGCATCTGGATCAGGCAAAGGACAATCGAGTAGTTCGGCAGCAGCCGCCGCAGCAGCCTCAGCATCTGGATCAGGCAAAGGACAATCTAGTAGTGCGGCAGCAGCCGCCGCAGCAGCCTCAGCATCTGGATCAGGCAAAGGACGTTCGGGTAGTTCGGCAGCAGCCGCCGCAGCAACCTCAGCATCTGGATCAGGCAAAGGACAATCGAGTAGTTCGGCAGCAGCCGCTGCAGCAGCCTCAGCATCTGGATCAGGCAAAGGACAATCAAGTAGTTCGGCAGCAGCCGCCGCAGCAGCCTCAGCATCTGGATCAGGCAAAGGACAATCTAGTAGTGCGGCAGCAGCCGCCGCAGCAGCCTCAGCATCTGGATCAGGCAAAGGACGTTCGGGTAGTTCGTCAGCAGCCGCCGCAGCAGCCTCAGCATCTGGATCAGGCAAAGGACAATCGAGTAGTTCGGCGGCAGCCGCCGCAGCAGCCTCAGCATCTGGATCAGGCAAAGGACAATCGAGTAGTTCGGCAGCAGCCGCCGCAGCAGCCTCAGCATCTGGATCAGGCAAAGGACAATCTAGTAGTGCGGCAGCAGCCGCCGCAGCAGCCTCAGCATCTGGATCAGGCAAAGGACGTTCGGGTAGTTCGGCAGCAGCCGCCGCAGCAGCCTCAGCATCTGGATCAGGCAAAGGACAATCGAGTAGTTCGGCAGCAGCCGCTGCAGCAGCCTCAGCATCTGGATCAGGCAAAGGACAATCAAGTAGTTCGGCAGCAGCCGCCGCAGCAGCCTCAGCATCTGGATCAGGCAAAGGACAATCTAGTAGTGCGGCAGCAGCCGCCGCAGCAGCCTCAGCATCTGGATCAGGCAAAGGACGTTCGGGTAGTTCGTCAGCAGCCGCCGCAGCAGCCTCAGCATCTGGATCAGGCAAAGGACAATCGAGTAGTTCGGCGGCAGCCGCCGCAGCAGCCTCAGCATCTGGATCAGGCAAAGGACAATCGAGTAGTTCGGCAGCAGCCGCCGCAGCAGCCTCAGCATCTGGATCAGGCAAAGGACAATCTAGTAGTGCGGCAGCAGCCGCCGCAGCAGCCTCAGCATCTGGATCAGGCAAAGGACGTTCGGGTAGTTCGGCAGCAGCCGCCGCAGCAGCCTCAGCATCTGGATCAGGCAAAGGACAATCGAGTAGTTCGGCAGCAGCCGCTGCAGCAGCCTCAGCATCTGGATCAGGCAAAGGACAATCAAGTAGTTCGGCAGCAGCCGCCGCAGCAGCCTCAGCATCTGGATCAGGCAAAGGACAATCTAATAGTGCGGCAGCAGCCGCCGCAGCAGCCTCAGCATCTGGATCAG GCAAAGGACATTCGGGTAGTTCGGCAGCAGCCGCCGCAGCAGCCTCAGCATCTGGATCAGGCAAAGGACAATCAAGTGGTGCTGCATCATCTGCAGCAGCATCCAGTTCCGGAGGCAGTAGTTCAAGCGCAGCGGCATCATCAGCATCAACTTCTTATCTTAAAAATAGAGCATGTGGGCAATAA
- the LOC143913438 gene encoding uncharacterized protein LOC143913438 isoform X1: MKTLNWTFAFVILCLWINTSSSHVIRPACRCTQNKESVENVDERIGKCANKGHSSSSAATAAAASASGSGKGQSSSSAAAAAAASASGSGKGQSSSAAAAAAAASASGSGKGQSSSSAAAAAAASASGSGKGQSSSAAAAAAAASASGSGKGQSSSSAAAAAAASASGSGKGQSSSAAAAAAAASASGSGKGRSGSSAAAAAATSASGSGKGQSSSSAAAAAAASASGSGKGQSSSSAAAAAAASASGSGKGQSSSAAAAAAAASASGSGKGRSGSSSAAAAAASASGSGKGQSSSSAAAAAAASASGSGKGQSSSSAAAAAAASASGSGKGQSSSAAAAAAAASASGSGKGRSGSSAAAAAAASASGSGKGQSSSSAAAAAAASASGSGKGQSSSSAAAAAAASASGSGKGQSSSAAAAAAAASASGSGKGRSGSSSAAAAAASASGSGKGQSSSSAAAAAAASASGSGKGQSSSSAAAAAAASASGSGKGQSSSAAAAAAAASASGSGKGRSGSSAAAAAAASASGSGKGQSSSSAAAAAAASASGSGKGQSSSSAAAAAAASASGSGKGQSNSAAAAAAAASASGSGKGRSGSSSAAAAAASASGSGKGQSSSSAAAAAAASASGSGKGQSSSSAAASASGSGKGHSGSSAAAAAAASASGSGKGQSSGAASSAAASSSGGSSSSAAASSASTSYLKNRACGQ, translated from the exons ATGAAGACTTTGAATTGGACCTTCGCATTCGTGATTCTGTGCCTTTGGATTAAT ACGTCTAGTTCGCATGTAATCAGACCTGCATGCAGATGCACCCAAAATAAAGAATCCGTTGAAAATGTAGACGAAAGAATTGGAAAATGTGCAAATAAAGGACACTCAAGTAGTTCAGCAGCAACCGCCGCAGCAGCCTCAGCATCTGGATCAGGCAAAGGACAATCGAGTAGTTCGGCAGCAGCCGCCGCAGCAGCCTCAGCATCTGGATCAGGCAAAGGACAATCTAGTAGTGCGGCAGCAGCCGCCGCAGCAGCCTCAGCATCTGGATCAGGCAAAGGACAATCAAGTAGTTCGGCAGCAGCCGCCGCAGCAGCCTCAGCATCTGGATCAGGCAAAGGACAATCTAGTAGTGCGGCAGCAGCCGCCGCAGCAGCCTCAGCATCTGGATCAGGCAAAGGACAATCGAGTAGTTCGGCAGCAGCCGCCGCAGCAGCCTCAGCATCTGGATCAGGCAAAGGACAATCTAGTAGTGCGGCAGCAGCCGCCGCAGCAGCCTCAGCATCTGGATCAGGCAAAGGACGTTCGGGTAGTTCGGCAGCAGCCGCCGCAGCAACCTCAGCATCTGGATCAGGCAAAGGACAATCGAGTAGTTCGGCAGCAGCCGCTGCAGCAGCCTCAGCATCTGGATCAGGCAAAGGACAATCAAGTAGTTCGGCAGCAGCCGCCGCAGCAGCCTCAGCATCTGGATCAGGCAAAGGACAATCTAGTAGTGCGGCAGCAGCCGCCGCAGCAGCCTCAGCATCTGGATCAGGCAAAGGACGTTCGGGTAGTTCGTCAGCAGCCGCCGCAGCAGCCTCAGCATCTGGATCAGGCAAAGGACAATCGAGTAGTTCGGCGGCAGCCGCCGCAGCAGCCTCAGCATCTGGATCAGGCAAAGGACAATCGAGTAGTTCGGCAGCAGCCGCCGCAGCAGCCTCAGCATCTGGATCAGGCAAAGGACAATCTAGTAGTGCGGCAGCAGCCGCCGCAGCAGCCTCAGCATCTGGATCAGGCAAAGGACGTTCGGGTAGTTCGGCAGCAGCCGCCGCAGCAGCCTCAGCATCTGGATCAGGCAAAGGACAATCGAGTAGTTCGGCAGCAGCCGCTGCAGCAGCCTCAGCATCTGGATCAGGCAAAGGACAATCAAGTAGTTCGGCAGCAGCCGCCGCAGCAGCCTCAGCATCTGGATCAGGCAAAGGACAATCTAGTAGTGCGGCAGCAGCCGCCGCAGCAGCCTCAGCATCTGGATCAGGCAAAGGACGTTCGGGTAGTTCGTCAGCAGCCGCCGCAGCAGCCTCAGCATCTGGATCAGGCAAAGGACAATCGAGTAGTTCGGCGGCAGCCGCCGCAGCAGCCTCAGCATCTGGATCAGGCAAAGGACAATCGAGTAGTTCGGCAGCAGCCGCCGCAGCAGCCTCAGCATCTGGATCAGGCAAAGGACAATCTAGTAGTGCGGCAGCAGCCGCCGCAGCAGCCTCAGCATCTGGATCAGGCAAAGGACGTTCGGGTAGTTCGGCAGCAGCCGCCGCAGCAGCCTCAGCATCTGGATCAGGCAAAGGACAATCGAGTAGTTCGGCAGCAGCCGCTGCAGCAGCCTCAGCATCTGGATCAGGCAAAGGACAATCAAGTAGTTCGGCAGCAGCCGCCGCAGCAGCCTCAGCATCTGGATCAGGCAAAGGACAATCTAATAGTGCGGCAGCAGCCGCCGCAGCAGCCTCAGCATCTGGATCAGGCAAAGGACGTTCGGGTAGTTCGTCAGCAGCCGCCGCAGCAGCCTCAGCATCTGGATCAGGCAAAGGACAATCGAGTAGTTCGGCGGCAGCCGCCGCAGCAGCCTCAGCATCTGGATCAGGCAAAGGACAATCGAGTAGTTCGGCAGCAGCCTCAGCATCTGGATCAGGCAAAGGACATTCGGGTAGTTCGGCAGCAGCCGCCGCAGCAGCCTCAGCATCTGGATCAGGCAAAGGACAATCAAGTGGTGCTGCATCATCTGCAGCAGCATCCAGTTCCGGAGGCAGTAGTTCAAGCGCAGCGGCATCATCAGCATCAACTTCTTATCTTAAAAATAGAGCATGTGGGCAATAA